A genomic region of Candidatus Methylomirabilota bacterium contains the following coding sequences:
- a CDS encoding c-type cytochrome has product MKPQYGHLGLNRVAVVVILLSFILIGEAAGRVPVSSGLPENPLAGAVVFEQKGCGRCHAIWGSGGTLGPDLATVDQGWSVVEFAGVLWNHSPKMMEAMKEMKISRPQLTPEEMEALTAYLYYLNFFDRPGDASRGERLISSKRCIECHALGGRGGKIGPALDKYGHYMSPIFLATAMWNHGPKIAEKLREHRMAMPQLFGSDIADLLAYINRAANGEAWRATSMVTGSPRRGAELFREKRCVACHAVRGEGDHVGPDLAQKRLPKKASAVAAIMWNHGPQMWAKMAEHDIPIPIFADNEMADIIAYLSFLGYSDEPGDPTRGRKVLRQKGCVRCHSIRGEGGGEGPDLARSKGLNSSIGLVTAIWNHAPNMEAEFKKRGIAWPDFRSTEMADLVAYLQRMRSQPPKEKRVGGG; this is encoded by the coding sequence ATGAAGCCGCAATATGGACACTTGGGCCTAAATCGGGTCGCTGTCGTGGTGATCCTATTGTCTTTTATCCTCATTGGGGAAGCTGCCGGCCGGGTTCCGGTCTCCTCCGGTCTGCCCGAGAACCCGCTGGCGGGGGCGGTCGTCTTCGAGCAGAAGGGGTGCGGAAGATGCCACGCCATCTGGGGTTCCGGGGGAACCCTTGGTCCGGACTTGGCGACGGTTGATCAGGGTTGGAGCGTCGTGGAGTTCGCGGGGGTCCTGTGGAACCATTCGCCGAAGATGATGGAAGCGATGAAAGAGATGAAAATCTCCAGGCCGCAGTTAACCCCGGAAGAGATGGAGGCCCTTACCGCCTACCTCTACTACCTGAATTTCTTCGACAGGCCAGGGGACGCTTCCAGGGGTGAGAGGCTCATATCGAGCAAGCGGTGCATCGAGTGTCACGCATTAGGCGGCCGGGGAGGCAAGATCGGACCCGCCCTTGACAAGTACGGCCATTATATGTCGCCAATCTTTCTTGCCACAGCTATGTGGAACCACGGTCCCAAGATAGCGGAAAAGTTGCGTGAACACCGGATGGCGATGCCTCAACTGTTCGGCTCCGATATCGCTGACCTTCTGGCCTATATCAACAGGGCGGCGAATGGGGAGGCGTGGCGCGCGACTTCCATGGTGACGGGAAGCCCGAGGCGCGGGGCGGAGCTTTTTCGTGAGAAGCGATGTGTCGCCTGCCACGCGGTGAGAGGCGAAGGCGATCATGTAGGACCCGACCTGGCTCAGAAGCGACTGCCCAAAAAGGCGAGTGCGGTCGCGGCGATTATGTGGAATCATGGGCCGCAGATGTGGGCCAAGATGGCAGAACATGACATCCCGATCCCGATCTTCGCAGACAACGAGATGGCCGACATCATCGCGTACCTTTCCTTTCTAGGCTACTCCGATGAGCCGGGCGACCCGACGCGTGGCCGGAAGGTCCTCCGTCAGAAGGGATGTGTGCGATGCCATTCGATCAGGGGAGAAGGGGGGGGTGAGGGACCGGATCTGGCGAGGTCGAAAGGACTCAATTCTTCGATCGGCCTGGTGACGGCGATCTGGAACCATGCTCCCAACATGGAGGCGGAGTTTAAGAAAAGAGGGATCGCATGGCCGGATTTTCGGAGCACCGAGATGGCTGACCTCGTAGCCTATCTCCAAAGGATGCGTAGTCAGCCTCCGAAAGAGAAACGAGTTGGGGGAGGATAA
- a CDS encoding cytochrome c produces the protein MRTSGKGTVLIVSIMALLLVGGTTWVIPAFGADVAKGKKVYADKCVGCHGEKGKGDGVGARMLSKKPIDYTDKKAMSKLTDEDMKRTVKQGKAPMPAWGTLLTDQEIDNVVAYIRTFNK, from the coding sequence ATGAGAACATCGGGCAAGGGGACCGTCTTGATCGTGTCTATCATGGCGCTGTTGTTGGTTGGAGGCACGACATGGGTCATCCCTGCGTTTGGAGCTGATGTGGCGAAAGGGAAGAAGGTCTATGCGGACAAGTGTGTCGGATGCCATGGGGAGAAGGGGAAAGGCGACGGCGTTGGCGCAAGGATGTTGTCGAAAAAGCCCATCGACTATACCGATAAGAAGGCGATGTCCAAGTTGACTGATGAGGACATGAAAAGGACCGTGAAACAGGGGAAGGCCCCGATGCCCGCGTGGGGTACGTTGCTGACAGACCAAGAGATCGACAACGTGGTCGCCTATATCCGGACGTTCAACAAGTAG
- a CDS encoding Rieske 2Fe-2S domain-containing protein, whose product MVVQQQDEQVDRGRRVVNWLLGSSLAVLFVSIFYPIVKYLVPPKLAEPMTFSVTLPWKLAELKANSGRIFRFRSLPGLLVKTSGGELRAFSAVCTHLQCTVQYREDRQDIWCACHNGVYDLNGKNISGPPPRPLEPLKLNVRGDQIIVMKG is encoded by the coding sequence ATGGTTGTGCAACAGCAGGATGAACAGGTCGATCGCGGGCGACGAGTAGTGAATTGGCTTTTGGGGAGTTCTCTCGCCGTACTCTTCGTATCTATTTTTTACCCGATCGTCAAATACCTGGTTCCCCCAAAACTTGCCGAGCCAATGACATTCAGCGTGACCCTTCCCTGGAAGCTCGCGGAGCTGAAGGCGAACTCGGGGCGGATCTTTCGCTTCAGGAGTCTCCCGGGCCTCTTGGTAAAGACATCGGGGGGCGAGTTGCGAGCCTTCTCTGCCGTCTGCACCCACCTGCAATGCACAGTGCAATACCGAGAAGATCGGCAGGACATCTGGTGCGCTTGTCATAATGGCGTGTACGACCTGAATGGGAAAAACATCAGCGGCCCGCCGCCGCGGCCCTTGGAGCCCCTGAAGCTGAATGTCAGGGGAGATCAGATTATCGTCATGAAAGGATAA
- a CDS encoding cytochrome bc complex cytochrome b subunit — MTGVRITAWLEERIDLWPLRHFIQKKAIPVHRHTVWYYFGGMTLFLFGIQVATGILLTLYYRPSGEEAYESVQFIMTDVQFGWLVRSIHSWSANLMVLTMMMHLFSVYLTQAYRKPRELTWVTGMLLFGIVLCFGFSGYLLPWNVLSYFATKVGTEIAGQFPLVGQVLMRLLRGGDEVTGATVSRFYGFHIAILPATITVILGLHLFLVQKQGMSIPPAVERAHRGQPLKTMPFVPNFLLRDLFGWFVALGLLAALASLFPWELGQKADPFAPAPAGIRPEWYFVFMFQSLKYIPAKIGPFEGEVLGVLGFSLGGLFLLLVPFLDKRSASGEPSPLFRWIGIGIIAYIVIFTVFGYVAPAMK; from the coding sequence GTGACAGGGGTTCGAATCACAGCGTGGCTTGAAGAGCGGATCGATCTCTGGCCGCTCAGGCATTTCATCCAGAAGAAGGCCATCCCTGTCCATCGTCATACCGTCTGGTACTATTTCGGCGGAATGACGCTCTTTCTTTTCGGGATCCAAGTGGCGACCGGGATCCTGTTGACCCTTTACTACCGGCCCAGCGGTGAAGAGGCGTACGAGAGCGTTCAATTTATCATGACCGACGTCCAATTCGGTTGGCTCGTACGTTCGATCCATAGCTGGTCGGCCAATCTGATGGTGTTGACCATGATGATGCATCTGTTCAGCGTCTACCTCACCCAGGCCTACCGAAAGCCACGAGAGCTGACATGGGTGACCGGCATGTTGCTGTTCGGCATAGTGCTTTGCTTCGGATTCAGCGGGTATCTGCTGCCTTGGAATGTTCTGTCGTATTTCGCCACCAAGGTCGGCACCGAGATCGCCGGGCAGTTCCCGCTTGTGGGTCAGGTTCTGATGCGGCTTCTGCGAGGCGGCGACGAGGTCACGGGCGCGACGGTGTCTCGCTTTTACGGTTTCCACATTGCCATCCTGCCGGCGACAATTACCGTGATCCTCGGCCTCCATCTGTTCCTGGTCCAGAAGCAAGGAATGAGCATTCCTCCGGCCGTAGAGCGAGCGCACAGGGGGCAGCCGCTCAAGACCATGCCGTTTGTCCCCAATTTTCTATTACGAGACCTCTTTGGCTGGTTTGTCGCCCTCGGGCTTTTGGCCGCCTTGGCCTCCCTGTTCCCCTGGGAGCTTGGACAAAAGGCCGATCCATTCGCGCCGGCGCCTGCCGGAATTCGACCGGAATGGTACTTCGTCTTCATGTTCCAGAGCTTGAAGTATATCCCGGCCAAGATCGGTCCATTTGAGGGTGAGGTCCTGGGGGTTCTAGGTTTCAGTCTGGGCGGCCTATTCCTCCTGCTGGTCCCATTTCTGGACAAACGGTCAGCCTCGGGAGAGCCAAGTCCGCTCTTTCGATGGATCGGGATCGGCATCATTGCGTACATCGTGATATTTACCGTGTTTGGATATGTCGCGCCGGCCATGAAATGA
- a CDS encoding cytochrome c3 family protein yields MIGRSATLVLACLLLVSFTPSRSFAQPKPKVPPPFAFEQKTKDEEGNSSPGRVTFDHSAHLAKGQKCLNCHGKDKPFKTKIGTSPNLNMKAYNEGKACGTCHNGKVAFSTKEMGNCLKCHKVPSS; encoded by the coding sequence GTGATCGGAAGGAGCGCAACGCTTGTGCTCGCGTGCCTCCTGCTTGTGAGCTTCACACCGTCTCGTAGCTTCGCCCAACCAAAGCCCAAGGTTCCACCTCCCTTCGCCTTCGAGCAGAAGACCAAGGATGAAGAGGGGAACTCGAGCCCCGGACGGGTGACGTTCGATCACAGCGCGCATCTGGCGAAAGGGCAGAAGTGCCTGAACTGCCACGGTAAGGATAAACCTTTTAAGACTAAGATTGGAACCTCTCCGAACCTCAACATGAAGGCCTACAATGAAGGAAAGGCGTGTGGTACATGCCATAACGGGAAGGTTGCATTCTCCACAAAGGAGATGGGCAACTGCCTGAAGTGCCATAAAGTACCATCATCATAG
- a CDS encoding cytochrome b/b6 domain-containing protein, whose protein sequence is MQHRDAAAGIVFVVWVFLAVVPNAFAAVSRSTSTSQECLACHNDPDLKKATGGGRYRSLFVKPADLVQSAHEKLACADCHSDIPEGPHTETPRLVRCGACHRTPHDKVAESTHNKLGGSGPSADCIACHGTHRIRKIAADGHVVCASCHSRQAKQMAAGIHADSREEKTRHLPTCVTCHGAHAVTSRRDPASPTHRSHIHETCARCHADPKVIARERIARPRVVALFEQSIHGQAILQKGNLTAATCTDCHGAHEIRRAADPASAIFKRNVATTCSHCHSDEAAQFRDSVHGEAVSRGIFAAPTCTDCHGEHGITGTRAPGSRVAPLTVSKTCAACHEAAPVVEEFGLAPRRVGTFFESFHGLAVRGGSPVVANCASCHGTHNIRPSSDPRSTVNPMNLSRTCGQCHRGAGMQLAGVRIHVAPGFGEHPWVTLVRRIYLVIIFVVIGGMSLHNGLDFLAQLRERWRAEGQREEPSRVPSEVARRLFERFTLNERIQHIALVATFTILVITGFALKFPDAWWARPLVWIERGYTVRAWLHRIAGALMTLAAGYHLAYLFGTARGRTQFRLMQSCRRDVREAWDMVVFNLGLRPHRPRFHRFTYVEKLEYWAVIWGTVVMAGTGFIMWFQTVVLKRWPLLVIDLATVIHYYEAWLATLAVLVWHFYSVIFRPDIYPMSRVWLTGTLTGEQMAKDHPAELEETLAAETAPSPLPADEITKPSAS, encoded by the coding sequence GTGCAGCACCGAGACGCGGCGGCCGGAATCGTTTTCGTTGTCTGGGTGTTTCTGGCGGTAGTTCCGAATGCCTTCGCGGCCGTTTCGAGGTCGACTTCCACTTCTCAGGAGTGCCTAGCCTGCCACAACGATCCCGACCTGAAGAAGGCGACCGGCGGGGGACGATACAGATCGCTGTTCGTAAAGCCGGCCGACTTGGTTCAATCTGCGCACGAAAAGCTTGCCTGCGCCGACTGCCATAGCGATATCCCAGAAGGGCCCCATACTGAAACGCCCCGCCTGGTCCGTTGCGGCGCATGCCATCGCACGCCTCATGACAAGGTTGCGGAGAGCACTCATAATAAGCTGGGTGGCAGCGGACCCAGCGCTGATTGCATCGCCTGCCATGGCACTCACCGGATTCGGAAGATAGCCGCGGATGGCCATGTCGTCTGCGCTTCGTGTCATAGCCGTCAGGCAAAGCAGATGGCGGCCGGCATTCATGCCGACAGTCGTGAGGAGAAAACCCGGCACCTGCCTACCTGCGTGACGTGCCACGGCGCCCACGCCGTCACATCTCGCCGCGACCCCGCATCGCCTACCCATCGCTCGCACATTCATGAAACCTGTGCCCGCTGCCATGCCGATCCGAAGGTCATCGCCCGGGAGCGGATCGCCAGGCCGCGGGTCGTGGCGCTCTTCGAGCAGAGCATCCACGGCCAAGCCATCCTACAGAAAGGCAATCTTACTGCCGCAACCTGCACCGATTGCCATGGCGCCCATGAGATCCGGCGAGCTGCCGATCCCGCCTCAGCCATTTTCAAGAGGAACGTGGCGACAACCTGTAGTCACTGCCACAGCGACGAAGCGGCGCAGTTTCGGGATAGCGTCCATGGGGAAGCCGTCTCGCGCGGGATTTTTGCGGCGCCGACATGCACGGATTGCCACGGAGAGCATGGGATCACCGGCACGCGCGCGCCGGGATCGCGGGTGGCGCCGCTGACGGTCTCCAAGACCTGCGCTGCCTGTCACGAGGCGGCGCCGGTGGTCGAGGAGTTCGGCCTCGCGCCGCGCCGCGTCGGGACCTTCTTCGAGAGCTTCCATGGCCTGGCGGTGAGAGGCGGATCGCCCGTGGTGGCCAACTGTGCAAGCTGCCATGGAACCCACAACATCCGGCCATCCTCCGATCCTCGTTCGACGGTCAACCCGATGAACCTCTCGCGAACCTGCGGGCAGTGCCACCGAGGCGCCGGCATGCAATTGGCCGGTGTCAGGATCCACGTGGCCCCCGGGTTTGGCGAGCACCCATGGGTGACCCTGGTCCGACGGATCTACCTCGTGATCATCTTTGTCGTCATCGGCGGGATGAGCCTGCACAACGGCCTTGACTTCCTGGCGCAACTGCGGGAGCGTTGGCGGGCAGAGGGGCAGCGGGAAGAGCCATCCCGCGTGCCTTCCGAGGTGGCGCGCCGACTCTTTGAGCGCTTCACGCTCAACGAGCGGATTCAGCATATCGCGCTGGTGGCGACCTTCACGATCCTGGTGATCACCGGCTTTGCGCTGAAGTTTCCTGATGCGTGGTGGGCGCGGCCGCTGGTCTGGATCGAAAGAGGGTACACCGTCCGAGCCTGGCTACATCGGATCGCCGGCGCTCTGATGACGCTGGCGGCAGGGTATCATCTGGCGTATCTCTTCGGCACAGCGCGTGGTCGTACTCAGTTCCGGTTGATGCAATCCTGCCGCCGGGACGTGCGCGAGGCGTGGGACATGGTGGTCTTCAATCTGGGTCTGCGGCCGCACCGGCCCCGTTTCCACCGCTTCACGTACGTGGAGAAGCTGGAGTATTGGGCGGTCATTTGGGGAACTGTTGTGATGGCCGGCACCGGGTTTATCATGTGGTTCCAGACTGTTGTGCTGAAGCGCTGGCCCCTTTTGGTGATTGACCTGGCAACCGTTATCCATTATTACGAGGCTTGGCTTGCCACACTGGCTGTCCTGGTCTGGCACTTCTACAGCGTTATCTTCCGGCCTGATATCTATCCGATGAGCCGAGTCTGGCTGACAGGGACGCTCACGGGGGAACAGATGGCCAAGGATCATCCCGCCGAACTGGAGGAGACGCTCGCGGCGGAAACCGCGCCAAGTCCATTACCGGCGGACGAGATAACGAAACCGTCGGCGAGCTGA
- a CDS encoding NapC/NirT family cytochrome c has product MAEQPPIRRRRMRFFLLAAGACVVVGGLALGGLYRLSSSPLLCNSCHIMKPYVEAWRASKHSNVTCIDCHYPPELRGTIWVKYQALAQVAKWATQTYSSKPFAEVEDASCLRAGCHTSRLLEGKVTFKRGIIFDHGPHLKEKRRGRQLRCTSCHSQIVVGTHIEVTTTTCYLCHFKGMKTSREFHPLGGCTVCHTAPKADIQMGTITFNHESMVKRNVGCEKCHLNVVEGDGQAPRERCYTCHNQPEKLQKYADTSFMHEFHVTGHHIECTRCHSEISHKLPPPIGLSVSRLWRWLSGPTSAEAAENDAQAQPKRLFQPPPVTMPEVHPAARDRELDCKACHQATHRGVLEMYIGMGGKGTPMIPGHMFQVRVECVACHVEPGKDKALEKFSGRTFRPSERACLGCHGTRYKGMLERWTKTINTMLTAVNAKLLLAEQALQTTGRTHPQFTKARQLAADARHNVEFVTHGKGVHNVFFAADLLKVAAGYLDQSMAAIGQSPPSVADETLVRGGYCAVLCHNQAGVRAPEDVTFGAETIPHIRHVTDFGVTCTACHSAEQHKAVTATKETCLSCHHRAGNNNERCIACHKLQYAFFSGTIEIKGVEPAPSSHAQLTDCVGCHNVQAKHSRQAVAGRCLGCHDTTSLKALAQWRKDIGRGVEEAMRPLRKGESSLRHAPQDPRAPEARLLLQATKRDLDLVVKAGGVHNPDLAKAILVKAKESAERAVSLLNR; this is encoded by the coding sequence ATGGCCGAACAGCCGCCCATCCGACGCCGGCGCATGCGCTTCTTCCTGCTCGCCGCGGGTGCCTGCGTCGTTGTTGGAGGTCTCGCGCTGGGCGGGCTCTATCGCCTCAGCTCGAGCCCGCTTCTATGTAATTCCTGCCACATTATGAAACCGTATGTTGAGGCCTGGAGAGCCTCCAAACACAGCAACGTCACGTGTATCGATTGTCATTATCCTCCTGAGCTTCGCGGCACCATATGGGTCAAATATCAGGCGCTGGCGCAGGTGGCGAAGTGGGCGACGCAGACCTACAGCTCGAAGCCGTTCGCCGAGGTTGAGGATGCGAGTTGTCTTCGCGCGGGGTGTCACACGAGTCGGCTCTTGGAGGGGAAGGTCACCTTCAAGCGGGGGATCATCTTTGACCACGGTCCCCACCTGAAAGAGAAACGTCGGGGGCGACAGCTCCGATGCACAAGCTGTCATTCCCAGATCGTGGTGGGAACCCACATCGAGGTGACCACCACCACCTGTTACCTCTGCCACTTCAAGGGAATGAAGACCTCGCGGGAATTTCACCCCCTCGGCGGCTGTACTGTCTGCCACACGGCGCCCAAGGCGGACATTCAGATGGGGACCATCACCTTCAATCACGAGTCGATGGTGAAGCGCAATGTCGGATGCGAGAAGTGCCACCTCAACGTGGTTGAGGGGGATGGTCAGGCCCCAAGAGAGCGCTGCTACACCTGCCACAACCAGCCGGAGAAGCTTCAAAAGTACGCCGACACCTCATTCATGCACGAGTTTCACGTGACCGGTCATCATATCGAGTGTACCCGTTGCCACAGCGAGATCAGCCACAAGCTTCCGCCGCCCATCGGCCTGTCCGTGAGCCGGTTATGGCGATGGTTATCCGGACCTACCAGCGCCGAGGCTGCTGAGAATGACGCCCAAGCCCAGCCCAAGCGCCTCTTCCAGCCACCGCCAGTCACGATGCCGGAGGTGCACCCTGCTGCTCGAGATCGGGAGCTTGATTGCAAAGCCTGCCATCAGGCCACCCACCGCGGTGTCCTCGAGATGTATATCGGCATGGGAGGAAAGGGAACGCCGATGATCCCCGGCCATATGTTCCAGGTTCGGGTAGAGTGCGTGGCCTGTCATGTAGAGCCTGGGAAGGATAAGGCCCTGGAGAAATTTTCCGGTCGGACATTCAGACCCTCCGAACGCGCCTGTCTGGGCTGTCACGGTACGCGATATAAGGGCATGCTGGAACGCTGGACGAAGACCATCAATACCATGCTCACGGCGGTCAATGCCAAACTTCTGTTGGCAGAGCAGGCATTGCAGACGACTGGTCGGACTCACCCGCAGTTTACGAAGGCCAGGCAGTTGGCCGCTGATGCGCGGCACAATGTGGAATTCGTTACGCATGGAAAGGGTGTCCACAACGTCTTTTTTGCCGCCGACCTGCTGAAGGTCGCGGCCGGTTACCTGGATCAGTCGATGGCCGCTATCGGGCAGTCGCCGCCGAGCGTTGCAGACGAGACCCTCGTCCGGGGAGGCTATTGCGCGGTGCTGTGTCACAACCAGGCGGGGGTACGGGCACCGGAGGATGTGACATTTGGGGCTGAGACGATCCCGCATATCCGCCACGTGACTGATTTCGGTGTTACATGTACGGCATGCCACTCGGCAGAGCAGCACAAGGCGGTGACCGCCACAAAAGAGACCTGCTTGAGCTGTCATCACCGCGCAGGCAACAACAACGAGCGGTGCATCGCCTGCCATAAGCTCCAATACGCCTTCTTTTCTGGTACTATTGAGATTAAAGGCGTTGAGCCGGCCCCCAGCAGTCACGCGCAGCTTACCGACTGTGTGGGATGTCACAACGTTCAGGCAAAGCATTCCCGGCAGGCGGTAGCGGGGCGCTGTCTGGGCTGTCACGACACGACGTCCCTTAAAGCGTTAGCGCAGTGGCGGAAGGATATAGGTCGAGGTGTAGAAGAAGCGATGCGCCCCCTGAGGAAAGGCGAGTCCAGCCTGCGCCATGCCCCTCAAGACCCAAGAGCGCCTGAGGCGCGCCTGCTCCTTCAGGCGACAAAAAGAGACCTCGATCTGGTCGTAAAGGCCGGAGGTGTGCACAATCCCGATCTGGCAAAGGCGATCCTGGTCAAAGCGAAGGAATCGGCCGAGCGGGCCGTGAGCCTCTTGAACCGATAA
- a CDS encoding tetratricopeptide repeat protein: MAHTVNSEKIMEGKRSTGRIRLAIMLSSTLAVGFLLGYLASAFVPLVRPPQSPASSVSTDSSPRLSPSEIESALKAAHASLDAGDLQAAWEKYHQILLTDRSQVEALTHLGIILMASNRPDEAIKLYDRALSLNPQYAHALFDKGQALKKKGDAKEATEAFQRFLTLVPPDSDDAKRVKGWIAEFGRSGRPAQNNGDGPGKK, translated from the coding sequence ATGGCACACACTGTGAACTCAGAAAAGATCATGGAAGGAAAACGGTCGACCGGCAGGATACGTCTCGCCATCATGTTGAGCAGCACGTTGGCCGTAGGCTTTCTCCTCGGCTACCTGGCCTCAGCCTTTGTTCCGCTCGTCCGACCGCCACAATCGCCTGCCTCTTCGGTATCAACTGATTCCAGTCCCCGCCTCTCACCCTCCGAGATTGAGTCGGCCCTGAAGGCGGCCCACGCCTCGCTTGACGCCGGTGATCTCCAAGCAGCCTGGGAGAAATACCACCAGATTCTGCTAACCGATCGGAGCCAAGTCGAGGCACTGACTCACCTCGGAATCATCCTGATGGCGAGCAACCGGCCGGATGAGGCCATAAAGCTGTATGACCGCGCGCTGAGCCTGAACCCACAATACGCCCATGCCCTGTTCGACAAGGGGCAGGCCTTGAAAAAGAAGGGAGATGCGAAGGAGGCCACTGAGGCGTTCCAGCGGTTTCTCACCCTGGTGCCGCCGGACTCAGACGATGCCAAGCGGGTCAAGGGATGGATAGCGGAGTTTGGCCGCTCCGGTCGTCCCGCACAGAACAACGGTGACGGGCCTGGGAAAAAGTAG
- a CDS encoding MFS transporter yields the protein MSASTPTVSDNRGVRLFGLSGNVVALGLVSMLTDVSSEMIYPLLPLFLTSVLGAGQTFVGLVEGIAESAASLTKLLSGWLSDRLGRRKGLVVAGYTLSTVSRPFVALALAPWHVLMIRFTDRLGKGLRTPPRDALIAGSTDVAIRGRAYGFHRSMDHLGAVGGPALAYAILLLLGDRLRTLFLLAAIPGILSVLILVLKVRDIQVTSTAAPEATPGAGRPDSQLSRFLLVVTLFTLGNSSDAFLLLRAQEIGIAAIHLPLLWMFFSLVKAMTGMPGGMLSDLRGRRGAIIAGWLVYALAYLGFGVAGQPWHIWVLMGFYGLYFGLTEGGERALIADLVPQDRQASAFGLFHSCIGIAALPSSLLMGYLYQSFGAGPAFTVGAALAGLSALLLLILLRPGSPQT from the coding sequence ATGAGCGCATCGACACCTACCGTGTCAGATAATCGGGGGGTTCGCCTGTTCGGCCTCAGCGGGAACGTGGTGGCTCTTGGGCTGGTCAGCATGCTGACCGATGTCAGCTCAGAGATGATCTATCCGCTGTTGCCGCTGTTTCTGACCAGCGTGCTGGGGGCAGGCCAGACCTTTGTTGGACTCGTAGAGGGGATCGCCGAGAGCGCGGCCAGCCTGACCAAGCTGTTGTCAGGGTGGCTGTCTGACCGGCTTGGACGGCGCAAGGGGCTGGTGGTCGCCGGGTATACCCTGTCCACCGTAAGTCGCCCGTTCGTCGCGTTGGCCCTGGCGCCTTGGCATGTCTTGATGATCCGGTTCACAGACCGCCTGGGCAAAGGATTGCGGACCCCGCCCAGGGACGCCCTCATCGCCGGCTCCACCGACGTAGCTATCCGCGGACGGGCCTATGGGTTCCATCGCTCGATGGACCACCTGGGGGCGGTTGGCGGCCCGGCCTTGGCCTATGCGATCCTGCTGCTCCTGGGGGATCGGCTCCGGACGCTCTTCCTGCTGGCCGCGATCCCTGGTATCCTCTCGGTCCTTATTCTTGTTCTGAAGGTGAGGGACATTCAGGTCACTTCTACGGCAGCCCCAGAAGCGACGCCGGGCGCCGGCCGTCCGGATAGTCAACTATCTCGCTTCCTGCTGGTCGTGACGCTGTTCACACTCGGCAACTCCAGCGACGCCTTCCTCCTGCTGCGGGCGCAGGAGATCGGGATCGCAGCCATCCACCTGCCGCTGCTCTGGATGTTCTTCAGCCTGGTGAAGGCGATGACAGGAATGCCGGGCGGGATGCTCTCGGACCTTCGAGGGCGGCGGGGCGCCATCATCGCCGGATGGCTGGTGTACGCCCTCGCCTACCTGGGGTTTGGTGTCGCCGGCCAGCCTTGGCACATCTGGGTGCTCATGGGTTTCTATGGCCTGTATTTCGGGCTGACCGAAGGGGGTGAACGGGCGCTCATTGCCGACCTGGTTCCCCAGGATCGCCAGGCCTCCGCCTTTGGCCTCTTTCACTCCTGCATCGGGATCGCTGCCCTGCCCAGCAGTCTGCTGATGGGCTATCTCTATCAGTCGTTCGGCGCGGGGCCGGCCTTCACCGTCGGCGCCGCCCTGGCCGGCCTGTCAGCCCTCCTGCTACTCATCCTGCTCCGACCCGGATCTCCCCAGACATGA
- a CDS encoding inorganic diphosphatase yields the protein MNYKGLPIGEGAPAIVNTVVEIPSGSSNKYEYDVNLGVFKLDRVLYSPVHYPADYGFIPGTLGQDGDPLDILILISRPTFPGCLVEARPVGMLDMVDDKGIDEKILAVAHRDPRYQRIDDLADVEPHVLKEIEHFFNVYKELEGRTTLTSGWLGRGAAHERIDTYRVR from the coding sequence ATGAATTACAAGGGCTTACCGATCGGCGAAGGGGCGCCGGCCATCGTGAATACGGTTGTGGAGATCCCCTCGGGATCGAGCAATAAGTATGAGTACGACGTCAACCTGGGCGTATTCAAGCTGGACCGCGTGCTGTACTCGCCGGTGCATTATCCGGCCGACTACGGATTTATCCCGGGTACGCTCGGCCAGGACGGCGACCCGCTCGACATCCTGATCCTGATCTCGCGGCCCACATTCCCCGGTTGCCTGGTTGAAGCTCGCCCCGTCGGGATGCTGGACATGGTCGACGACAAGGGGATCGATGAAAAGATCCTGGCCGTAGCCCACAGAGACCCGCGTTATCAGCGGATTGATGACCTTGCCGACGTGGAGCCCCATGTATTAAAAGAGATCGAACACTTCTTTAACGTATACAAAGAACTGGAAGGGCGAACGACCCTGACATCCGGTTGGCTGGGTCGAGGCGCAGCCCATGAGCGCATCGACACCTACCGTGTCAGATAA